Below is a genomic region from Homo sapiens chromosome X, GRCh38.p14 Primary Assembly.
GCAGTGGAGGAGTAGCTGGTGGCAAGAGAGGCACCTTGCTCAGCCCTCTCCTTTGACAGGTCAAGGCTGGAAGGCCCATAGTGagtgggctgaggctgggggtgCTCAGGCCGGACCCTGGGCAGCTGAGGAATGCCATGGGTGATGCCCACAGGCTTGGCCTGTGGTAGAGGGCTGGGGCTgaagcctccagaactggaagaGCAACTGGGCTCATCAACAGGCAGCAGCACATCTCGAGGCCTGGCCCTCATGCTCTGGGAGGCCTGTGGCTGGAGGTTATAGCAAGGGCCCATGGGCAGGTGTAGGTGTGAGGGACGAGCTAGTTGAGGCCCAGATTCCCCAGGTGCCCTTGACTCTGGCACTGATAGTGATATTGACATGGTCATAGGAGGTATGCAACAGGTTGCCTGCCTATATGGAGACTGGCTGGAAGGCCTGTCCAACTGGTTGGGGCTTATCCAGGCAGGACCTGGCCCCACTGGAAGAGGACAGGGAGCCCAAGCAGGCCAATCATAGGCCCCTGGGGGTTCAGTATAGAGGGAAAGGGGACTGTCTCGGCTccattctccttcttcctcctcttcgtCCTCCTCATCTGAATCTTCCTGCTGGGCCTGCAGCTCATCAGACTCGAGGTAGCCCTGGACCAAGTGGGAATTGGAGAGCTCCATCTCCAGGGTCTCTGCAGTGTCGAGAGAGCGGCTTCTCCTGTTGAGGGCCATAGCAGCAGGTGGAGGTCGAGGGTGCAGGCCAGGCAGTCCCAAGTATCGAGGGAGGCTGCTCACACCCCAGGGCAGGCCTTGGTAGAATCGACTATGGTAGTTGTTGAAGGCATGTTTGTGATAGTAGCCCAGCTCAAAGGCTTCCAAGGAGGCTGCAAGATCTTCATCATTGTGGAACTCAGGATTCTCTTCACACTTGCCTTCCCCATCCCGTTCCACATCAGCGATGTCAAAGGTCACCATGGGAGGCAGCTCAGGGAGGTTTTGAGTGAAAGATGAGTCAGAGTCAGAGCTGCAGGACATGCTGGAAAAGAGGTTCCCATTGCTGGTGAACTCTACCAGGGCCTGTGAGAAACTCACAGTGGCATTCCCTTCCTTCTCAACCTCCTCTTCCTCTGGATCTTCAGGGGGTGAATAAGTAGGGTAGGCCCTCCTGGGAGATCCTCCAAAATTTGCTTCTTGCATGTCTGGCTCAAACATGGCATCACTCTGGAAGAGCTGCATCAGGCAGGTACTTTGATCTTTCTTGGAGCAGGTTCCTTCATAACGCTTCTCCAGAGGACGGAAGTCCCTCCAGTCTGGCTCGCTGCTTGCAGTGGTGGGGAAAGCTGAGGTAATTCCCCGGTGGGAAATCTGAGAGGTCCCTGATACCCCTGCTGCCAGGCCCATCACTGATGGGCCTAAGGGCCTCATCTGATACTCTAAGACGGGCTTCTCCTGCCGGGCCTGGGTCTCTCGGACTTGAGTCTCTCTACAACGAACCTCTCGGGCCTGGGCTTCTCGGGTTCTGGCCTCCCTGCCATGAGCTTCCCAAGTGTGGGCCTCCCTGGCATAGGCTTCCCTGCCATAAGCCTCTCGAGTATAGGCCTCCCTGGCGTGGGCCTCCCTGGCATGAGCTTCTCGGGCACGTGCCTCCTGGGCCTCAAGCTGCTCCCGCCGAAGCTCCCAATACAACAACTGTTTCTGGATGGTCACTAGCCGTTCTTCCTCTGTCTCCATTGCCCCAGGTGGCCGGGAGGACAAAAAGGGCTCAAAGTTTAAGAAGGGGTCAAACATCTCAGAGCTTCGACCATGGAGGTCATAAAGGCAGTCATCTCCAGGTGGAGAGTTCTCAAGGCTGTCATCTGGCTCATAGAACTCATATAGGGCATCTCCACTGTAGCTGTCTCGGGGTAGACAATCCCTGCGGACAAGCCCCAGGGCCTCACCTGAATCATCCTCaaatccaggtgtggtggagtCATAATAACCTTCATCACTATTGGGGGCGGATTCTTGCTGGTCACTCTGAGGAGTCAAAAGTTCCCCAGGGGCTAGGCCAGGATAAGACCTAACTGGGTCAAGGAGCATGTAGCCGTGGTGGCCTGGGGATGTGGTGGGATGGTAGCCCAGGTTCATATTGGGCCGTGGATACATTTGGGCAGTTTCCCACAGATATTCTAAGTCatcatcttcttcctcctccttaacctcctcttcttcctcctctaattccacctcttcttcctcttcttcctcctcgtCATCATCATCTGGCAAGGCcatctcctccccacctccttggTAGGTCACCAGGCAGGAACTTCGCTTGGTCCCATCTCGGTTTGCTCTCTGGCCCCCAGAGGCCATGCTGTCTGTCATACTGTCCATGTCCTGTTCTGCTATTATGTCACCACAACCTGTCAATGAATCAAAGCTTTTCAGGGATGTCACATCCCCAAACAAGAGGCTCAGTGGGTCCCCCACAGGGCCATTGGGTGGGTTTACCTCTCCTGCTACTACCTTCTCCCCTGTTTCTGGGCTATGGGGCTCCTCTAGGCTACTGGCTTCAGGGGCAGGCTTGGGTTGCACATGTGCTGAGGCACAGGCCTCCATGGGTTTTTCTGGATCTTTACAGGCCATTTTCTCAGTAGCTGGTGGAGAAGGTTCTGGTGTTGGAGAAACTTTTGGCCCA
It encodes:
- the AMER1 gene encoding APC membrane recruitment protein 1, with the protein product METQKDEAAQAKGAAASGSTREQTAEKGAKNKAAEATEGPTSEPSSSGPGRLKKTAMKLFGGKKGICTLPSFFGGGRSKGSGKGSSKKGLSKSKTHDGLSEAAHGPEDVVSEGTGFSLPLPELPCQFPSSQSAHGALETGSRCKTSVAGATEKAVAEKFPSMPKPKKGLKGFFSSIRRHRKSKVTGAEQSEPGAKGPERVRARPHEHVSSAPQVPCFEETFQAPRKENANPQDAPGPKVSPTPEPSPPATEKMACKDPEKPMEACASAHVQPKPAPEASSLEEPHSPETGEKVVAGEVNPPNGPVGDPLSLLFGDVTSLKSFDSLTGCGDIIAEQDMDSMTDSMASGGQRANRDGTKRSSCLVTYQGGGEEMALPDDDDEEEEEEEEVELEEEEEEVKEEEEDDDLEYLWETAQMYPRPNMNLGYHPTTSPGHHGYMLLDPVRSYPGLAPGELLTPQSDQQESAPNSDEGYYDSTTPGFEDDSGEALGLVRRDCLPRDSYSGDALYEFYEPDDSLENSPPGDDCLYDLHGRSSEMFDPFLNFEPFLSSRPPGAMETEEERLVTIQKQLLYWELRREQLEAQEARAREAHAREAHAREAYTREAYGREAYAREAHTWEAHGREARTREAQAREVRCRETQVRETQARQEKPVLEYQMRPLGPSVMGLAAGVSGTSQISHRGITSAFPTTASSEPDWRDFRPLEKRYEGTCSKKDQSTCLMQLFQSDAMFEPDMQEANFGGSPRRAYPTYSPPEDPEEEEVEKEGNATVSFSQALVEFTSNGNLFSSMSCSSDSDSSFTQNLPELPPMVTFDIADVERDGEGKCEENPEFHNDEDLAASLEAFELGYYHKHAFNNYHSRFYQGLPWGVSSLPRYLGLPGLHPRPPPAAMALNRRSRSLDTAETLEMELSNSHLVQGYLESDELQAQQEDSDEEDEEEEEGEWSRDSPLSLYTEPPGAYDWPAWAPCPLPVGPGPAWISPNQLDRPSSQSPYRQATCCIPPMTMSISLSVPESRAPGESGPQLARPSHLHLPMGPCYNLQPQASQSMRARPRDVLLPVDEPSCSSSSGGFSPSPLPQAKPVGITHGIPQLPRVRPEHPQPQPTHYGPSSLDLSKERAEQGASLATSYSSTAMNGNLAK